Proteins co-encoded in one Deinococcus planocerae genomic window:
- a CDS encoding replication initiator protein A: MNDFKPARFDDLNWGRLNLVSAQDSVEGQHSWRVTFTQGDRVVRVGCRALPELGIPHGIDNDVSSALIDHYMSSGLPEDGEMSLAVTDLLRLAGFHRNGRYRTMLAESLDRLHTTSYEISGGWRDHPNRRWTTAKFHFIELLEYTHHGESGRFDDRSMLRLRLAEPLVASLRSGYTKPLNIEFMQSLSRPRTRIIFRLLDAMRYNPERPDEVIDEYEVGLIEWADQCKLPNGRPDVVRRALEGPHEELLRRGYLRSVTLDGRGKKQRLRYEFSPEFTPISPALLHRLRAHGVADGIARQLTRQYTTSVLMTRIERFERLLRAGLLKVRKTPAHALVHLIRHPDQYPDPTSGRVLEAAPTAAVQRTPPQAAEESGVDVTAELRGLDLAEAASFTTKRVSLLYHRKFTAAELDTLRHLVTTGDLDGAVLLTEAHARLARMDAQGFVDDLKDRLRVPA, translated from the coding sequence ATGAACGACTTCAAGCCCGCGCGGTTCGATGACCTCAACTGGGGCCGCCTGAATCTGGTCTCGGCGCAGGACTCGGTGGAGGGCCAGCATTCCTGGCGGGTCACCTTTACCCAGGGGGACCGGGTGGTGCGGGTGGGGTGCCGGGCGCTTCCGGAGCTGGGGATTCCACACGGCATCGACAACGACGTGAGCAGCGCCCTGATCGATCACTACATGAGCAGCGGGCTCCCGGAAGACGGGGAGATGAGCCTGGCGGTAACGGACCTGCTGCGGCTGGCGGGATTTCACCGCAACGGGCGGTACCGGACGATGCTCGCCGAAAGTCTCGACCGCCTGCACACGACCTCGTACGAGATCAGCGGGGGGTGGCGCGACCACCCCAACCGGCGCTGGACGACCGCCAAGTTCCACTTCATCGAGCTGCTGGAATACACCCACCACGGCGAGTCGGGCCGTTTCGACGACCGCAGTATGCTCCGGCTGCGCCTCGCCGAGCCGCTCGTCGCGTCCCTGCGCAGCGGGTACACCAAGCCGCTGAACATCGAGTTCATGCAGTCCCTGTCGCGGCCCCGCACCCGGATCATCTTCCGGCTGCTCGACGCGATGCGCTACAACCCCGAGCGGCCCGACGAGGTGATCGACGAGTACGAGGTCGGGCTGATCGAGTGGGCCGACCAGTGCAAGCTCCCCAACGGGCGCCCGGACGTGGTGCGCCGCGCGCTGGAGGGCCCGCACGAGGAACTGCTGCGGCGCGGCTACCTGCGCAGCGTGACCCTGGATGGCCGCGGTAAGAAACAGCGGTTGCGCTACGAGTTCTCGCCCGAGTTCACGCCGATCAGCCCGGCGCTGCTCCACCGTCTCCGGGCGCACGGGGTCGCGGATGGGATCGCCCGGCAGCTCACCCGGCAGTACACGACCTCGGTCCTGATGACGCGGATCGAACGGTTCGAGCGCCTGCTCCGCGCGGGCCTCCTCAAGGTTCGCAAGACGCCCGCGCACGCCCTCGTCCACCTGATTCGGCACCCCGACCAGTACCCCGACCCTACCTCGGGCCGGGTGCTGGAGGCCGCGCCCACGGCGGCGGTGCAGCGTACCCCTCCCCAGGCCGCCGAGGAGAGCGGCGTGGACGTGACCGCGGAGTTGCGCGGCCTGGACCTCGCCGAGGCGGCCTCGTTCACCACCAAGCGCGTCTCCCTGCTCTACCACCGCAAGTTCACCGCCGCCGAACTCGACACCCTGCGTCACCTCGTCACGACGGGGGACTTGGACGGTGCGGTCCTTCTCACGGAGGCGCACGCGCGGCTGGCGCGGATGGACGCCCAGGGATTCGTCGACGATCTCAAAGACCGTCTGAGGGTGCCCGCCTGA